The sequence below is a genomic window from Cicer arietinum cultivar CDC Frontier isolate Library 1 chromosome 6, Cicar.CDCFrontier_v2.0, whole genome shotgun sequence.
AGGAGGATGGATAGAATTTGGAAGCTTTTTTTATTGTTCTACCatgaaaaaaaataccaaacaaCCACTAATTCCTAATTAGTAGGCACATATATAGGGAATTGGATCaattaataaagaaataatgcaacacattattttttgttaacatctttcttaataataaatatacattttattaatcaataattattattttaattaaataattaatttatgtttaattaattattatttcaatgaaataaataatttaagttttattaattatttaattaagtaattattattttaattaaataaataaatcaatacaatgttaattttacattttatagttattaaaaaaaattaatgaaatgaagtccataaaaataacaatatttaatttaatattataattaaacatacaaatatcaaattaacCAATTTTATTACAATGAACTAATTTCTATTAGGAGCATTAGTACGATAAGGGCATTTATTCTTGCTATGTCCCTCGTTCTGACATAAACCACATCTATTGGGGTGTGTATTTTTCTCTCGTTGATCCATTTCAGTATGAATACGAGTGGACTGTGgataggggtgggaataggccaggtcaggctaggctttgaaaggcctgagcctggcctacggcctatcataggctttttttttcggcctggcctttttaaaagtctagcCTAGCCTGGAAAcctatttaaaataacttttaaaaaatatgaaacaaacatcctttaaaaccctaaaaaataattttttgtgtcaaataaaagttttttttttttgaaacaaacacacttattattacctcttaaacaaatatggaagactacagagtgattgactaattgaacagctaccaaatatgaaatgactaccaaatatggaatgctaccgaatatggaacaactactgaatatggaatgcttattgagtaattgcttaattgatagaatttaaaataggaaataatattattaatataataataataataataataataataataataataataataataataataataaataataaaatatatataggtcggcatgtcaggcctaataggtttttttataagtctgagtctggcctatttaaataaataggctttaaaaatggcctgagcctaacctttttattaaataggtcatgccataagtaggccaggccataggcccctaacggacggcctagcctattcccatccctaactGTGGACGACCTTTTGGATCTCTTCTCATAGCTGGGTTGTGGCACGATTCTATTCCATTGTATTCTAGCCAATATGATTGAAGAGGAATTGCTGGGAACTCTTCCTTGTAAACGTCAAAGATACATTGTAATGTATACTTAGAAGACACATACATCATGTAGCCACAGTGAATAAACGAACAAGCGGCAATGACATATAAACATGGATAGTGTAATGCTTGAAATTCATCACAATCACACCATCTTTTGTCGAGGTCTACCTTGAATGTCCCTACAGGACGACTGCTTGGTGGACGAACCAACTCTTTAACTATAAAGATACTATGGGCTCGATTGTGAATAACAACTTCATGGGAATTTGACATTGCTAGTTCCTTGTTaagattttgaatgattgtaTTTGAGTAAATCAAACCTGATGTCATCATTGCTTGGCCCTGTGTCCctctttcttcaaattttgcagTCACTATGTAGTATATTGCTTGCACCAAAGAACTGGTTGGAAGATTGTGTGTCCCCTTCAATACATTGTTCATGCACTCAGAAAGGTTAGTTGTCATGTGTCTCCAATGTCTACCTTCATCATATGCTTGTAGCCATTGTTCCTTTGGAATATCGTAGAGTCATTTCACTGCATCTTGACTCCAATCACTGATTTTGTCTTCTAAAGTATGTGATGCCTGGTTGAGTCATAGTGTATCTTGAAGGAACAAAAGTTGATGTTGTTATAgacaatttgaaaacaaaaatatgaagaaaaaaaatatgtgcgatatatatataaaataatactaaCCCATGTTGGTTACAATAGTTTTCATTAGTCCATTTTTGAAGGTCCTCGTGAAATTTTGTGATATATGTCGAATGCAAAAGACATGATTCCAATTGATGTTTACACGCCTAACATCACTTTTAATCGACTcatgtctatctgaaatcaagcAGAGGTTGGGCTGAGGTGTGACAAACATTCGTAGACGACTGAGGAAGAAAAACCAAGCATCTGATGTTTCACCCTCAACAATGGCGTATGCTATAGGAATGGTATGATCATCACCATCCTGAGCGATTGCCATTAGTAAGGTCCCACGATACTTCCCATATAACCATGTTCCATCAATTGAAACAACTGGTTTACAATGATCAAACCCTTTGATACATGGTTGGAAACTCCAAAAAGAGGTGATGGAAGACAATTTTGCTAGGAACTCGTTGGCCATCTTCAATAAAGGGTCCCACTTCAATATCGGTAACAGTGTCTGGAAGATAATGTTTGAAAGCAAAAATCCACCTTGGAAGCTCTTTATATGATTTCTCCCAATTGTTGTATATTCTCTCAATGgccttttgttttacaatccatGTCTTTCTATAAGTAGTGGTAAATGTGTACCGATATCTTATATGTGCAATCAATACTGAAACTGATATTGTGGGATCCTCCGTTACCATTTGTAAGATGCTTTCACAAATAACAGCCGAATAGAGTTGTTGGTGATCTTGTAAAACCATTGTTGATGAGCATGTGTGTGGCCCTTCTAGTTTTGTGATCTTCCagatatttgttttctttccaTTCAAGATTCTACACCTCCacatacaatttttatttttacaacgGACAATCCATCTAGTGCTATCAGAATGCGCAACGACGGATCTCGTAGAATTGTGCATATGATATTCTTTTACACACTACATTGGCACAACTTTTATGGGAAATGTCATCCCCACTTGAAGATTGTCAGGATCTGGAACAAGGTAAGTTTGGTTTTTGGACATAGAGTTGACAGATTCATTGTCAACGTAATTCATGTTGTCGGGGGTATCATTGCAAAAATGCTGGCGCAAGAGTTATAGGGTATTAGTAAATAACATCGACCACCCTATTTGAGTTGTCTGGTTGAATCTTTGTTTGGATACATTTGATAAGTCCGtcaagtttgatattttttttcacttttaccAAGGATGTATTTGCGCATGCAAAGACAACACCTTCTATGTCTGTCCTCTCAACATGTCCATTGTAATATACTAGGACAAAAAACTCTGATGGAGTCATTGTAGGTAAAAGATGTGTATGAGCAAGTGTTTAGAATGATATTTGTTAGTGTATTGAATAAGTTAACgacattacatatttatattatgttggATAACATCACAATGACGTCAGCGTAATCCGTCAATCCTCCACCGATTGGATGATTTCGATTTTGGATAGGATAGTGTTGACGTGTACGATGACGTAAGCGTAATCTACTACGATGACATCAGCGTAATATGCTAcgatgacgtcagcgtaatcTACTACGATGACATCAGCGTAATCCCCGAATCCTCCACTGATTGGCTGGTTTCGATTTTGGATAGGATAATGTTAACGTGTACGATGACGTCAACGTAATCTGCTAcgatgacgtcagcgtaatcTCTCAATCCTCCACTAATTGGCTGGTTTCGATTTTGGATAGGATAGCGCTTACATTTATgatgacgtcagcgtaatcTGCTACGATGATTTATGGACTccatttcattaattttttttaataattataaaatgtaaaattaacattgtatttatttatttaaaataataattacttaattaaataattaataaaacttaaattaattatttcattaaaataataattaattaaattaataattaatgaaacttaaattaattatttaagtaaaataataattattgattaataaaatatatatttattgttaagAAAGATGTTAACAAAAAACAATGTGTTGCATTATTTCTCAGTTGGTGAGTGTGTCtttattaattgatcaaattcTTTATATATATGCTTACTAAATAgcattactaataaaaatgattttataaataataaaataaatttaataattaaaaaaaaaatttaatacattgAGAAATCTGTGAGGAAGAAACCgatttctctttatttattaaaaaaagaaaataaataaattgagaaGACGGTGGAGGAGAAACTGATTTCTCAAACCAAgtttaaaaaattgagaaaatatggtaatttaatatttaattaggAATTAATGGtagtttgattttatgtttattttttatggcAGAACAATAAAAAAGCGGAATTTGGATCTCTCAAATACTTGAAGTGCATTTtggagagagaaagaaaaaagaatgttaatattttagtcACTAAAATGTTTATgtggtatatatattttacaattacAACGTTTTGAAAAACTCAATGGCCCCACCAACCATAATGCCACCATTTATTGCATTTATGTGTTATTCAATGTATTCCAATCAATAGAACAACACTCTTTATTCATTTGATGCAATTACggattatttatcttttttcaaAGTATCACTATTAAATTATAGCTGCTTGCTTCTTTAGTACAGTAGTTTAATCATGAATTCATATTAAATACCAGATACATTAGCAACTATCTATGCTTCGAGAAATTAATGGCAAAAAATtcaatgtattaattattaattttacttttttatccCTTATAgaatattcaataaaaaattaatatattctatataaatagATCACACATTTTTCatgataatttaatataagGTTATGTTTTGCTTAAAGAAATatacaattatatttaaaataaattataaatactataacatttgataattatattaatatcgATAATTTTTGTGTTTTCTTCTTGTATATACGATTagagaaaataattttctgCAAATGTTGAACTTTCATTACTATAGTGCACATGCATCCATGCctataaattgttatattttaagtttGAGCATGCAAGTGTTGAACTTTCATTTCTATTGACTACCCAATTGGAACGCTGAGCATTAAATGTTAGTTTTGTGTGTTGAGTGTTAATAGAGGGAAAATAAGAGGGATTAATTTTTGCTCCCATAGATTTTGAAGGCAACGGAGGATTTATAGAATAGGAGAGACTTTGACAAGGGTCTCAGTAACACCCCGGATTTTTAATTCAAAACGTTACTTAAAAAAGTTTATGAATAGTAACAATCACGTTAttcaatatcattaaaaaaatatttatttaaaattaaaataatatgaagaCATTTATTCTTAACGGAAGGTAAACCACTTTCATATTTCTAGAATTCTAGTACATTTAAAAGTTTGTGACAaaagaacttaaaaaaaatattggacaAGTCCATTATTACAAAATCATCTTGAAAGAAAAACCCATGTTTATCCCGCGTTCGCCACACGTCAATACTCATTAACTACATTTTGAATCTCCTCGaactcattagtacctaaaatgttgttgtaagggTCATTTTTTTTCCATCATCCACATCAAACCAAAGCAAGACATATAGAAGAATAACACAAAACTCGTAAAAGTAAAAACTTCCcactttaaaagaaaaatgcacaacctaataaattttatatcaacacATATGCATGATGAATGCTCCTAAAACtacatgatccggatataatcatgccactaaggcaacttccacacagaaaattACACCTGCTACTAAGGCAACTTCGACACAGAAAAACAAaacctgccactaaggcaacttccacgaagatgcatatgccaTGCCATGAAGATGCAGTATGAAATAGATATATTCCCACACAACCCACTAAGAATTATGCCACGagcattcaaaaatcaattttttaaaatcatcaccTTATTCACACATCATTAAGAATACATACACACATCCATATCATGAATATCACATATTCATAgacaaataatgataaaaattaggACTATCACATAGAGATAAAAGTTTGATATCATATAGGCcataaaaattaacactttaacacatataacaataaaattNNNNNNNNNNNNNNNNNNNNNNNNNNNNNNNNNNNNNNNNNNNNNNNNNNNNNNNNNNNNNNNNNNNNNNNNNNNNNNNNNNNNNNNNNNNNNNNNNNNNNNNNNNNNNNNNNNNNNNNNNNNNNNNNNNNNNNNNNNNNNNNNNNNNNNNNNNNNNNNNNNNNNNNNNNNNNNNNNNNNNNNNNNNNNNNNNNNNNNNNNNNNNNNNNNNNNNNNNNNNNNNNNNNNNNNNNNNNNNNNNNNNNNNNNNNNNNNNNNNNNNNNNNNNNCATACACACATCCATATCATGAATATCACATATTCATAgacaaataatgataaaaattagaACTATCACATAGAGATAAAAGTTTGTTATATTATAGGCcataaaaattaacactttaacacatataacaataaaattcacactccaactaatatataaaataagagttaaattttgtttatcataCATCGCATAAAATTTCATACTTTACTACATAAGagtcaaatattaaattcaatctcacaaaaattagggttttattagtctatatttattttcttttaaaatacaagtaatcacgattatttatttcatgtcatTCAACTAACAGCCTATCTATAATTTGTGTGGGGAAAAACCCTACCTTGGCCGCTTTTCTTCCTAGTACAAAGCTCTAATCCCCACCAAGTCGTTCACAAGGAAAATAAGTTATAAGCTTTTGATGCCGAAAAAGAGGAGGTGATGGTGATGGTGGCTAGgcttttagttttatttataaaagggTTTGTGAAATAGGGTTCGTAGTAGCAGCTAGGGTTCAGTATTCTTTTCTTAGTATTGAGCCTAAATGAGGAATAGAAAGTAAacaatattattgttgttattattgttgttgttgttgttgttgttattattattattattattattattattaaataaaaccaaCTATTACCAGAACTAATTTTGttaacacaatttcattaataaggTATTACcactatttcaaaactaatatttaaaaagtaatttaagtaattactattttaaaataaattaataacgaaaactctcatattcacaatattaactacaattattattatactattttacaaaataatcacataaaaatactaccatctttatagaataatcaaaatgataaaataattcaatttaacctaaataatttatatttattactaaatcccaataaatatgtataaaaccatcatatcatagaaaatatatagaaataaagaaattgaTCGCAACATTACTACTatcttaagataattatttataaaacaaacaattaaaatagtaaatagtcttaaataattaaatataactatGCACATTTATTATATAGTTTAACGCACACGGAAATATCACCACAAAAATCTAATGCAAATCTATATGTAAACTCACTCAAAATATTGTCCTCTAAAATACTTTTGCTAGAATaccattataatttttttgaaaataaattaagtaactaaacataatatttataatttatattactcattaaatcaaatatatatacgattatcaaaccataagaaactcacacatataaggacaactaatcataaaattaatcaatatatattctaaaataattttaacaccaaattaatttctttaaaattctatttaattaataaaatagttgattatgaaATTTGGGATGTTAGAATTCTACCCAACTTAGATAAATTTTATCCTCGAAATTTgtaatgaagaaaaaataaatcattatttaaattacCACAATCAAGATTGAAGCTTAGTCTCTGAAGATATAATAAACACGACGAGagcatttataatttattttagtgcaACATGAGTTAACAACTCATATCACATTTCACATTCAATTATGGACGACCATACCATAGAGTCACTCACTATAATctacaaataaaacatatagACTTAGTTGGTAATTACTTACTAGATTTAATTGGGGTGAAATGaaacatatttcaagtacattgTTAGCTTCTACTAGATAATTATTACTAACAACCTTATCAACTAATATAAGTCGAACAAGACAAATAATCATCACAcgtattttaatattgataatttctaattatttttaaataataaatttagaggaTGTTACAGTCTCTTATTTGGTTTACAAATATTAGGTGTAGATGAAGGAATAAAACTACTATGCTTTTTGCCTCCTTACAAAAGTGGAGATCAAGGGGAATaagaatttataatattattataatgatGGTGTCTTTGTCTATTATCAATCTTCATAAAAAAAACTTGACATATCTAGTGGCGGATCTTGACAATTTTATTTGGAGGTCAACataaaatagattatatataaaatattttcaattaatgttGTTCGAATTTTCATAGAGTTGAACCAAAGGAataaagtttataaaaattttCATTACcactaaattattttacaatttaatattattagcgagacattgtttatatatattatatatttagataaATACTATTATaggtatatttattttttttcgaagaaattttttttagatggGTGTGGCCTCTCTCCCTCTTTCATAACTAAACTTCACCTCTAGACACATCGCCTTTACTGAGATATCTCTTTTCTATTAGCAAGACTACGAGACCTTGATCAAAGAATCAAAGTCTAGTTCCGCTTGGTTCACATAAATGTGTTatagtttaatcaaatataaaaaataataattaataaaaatatttcatttccTCTAATTCCCCATTATATCAATAAAACTTTcatgtataaaaatataaattttctaaaaatataaattttcagcATGACGGAATGATTCTGGAAATCTGGAGaatgtttgtttttcttttctttatgttattattatatatttttcttttaatattcacatatgtttttatattgttaaaaaaattaaatacatttttaagataaactaaatagtttttttttgaaaaataattattactaaattattaaatattaaataaattaataaagtaatttttttaaaaaattaaaaaagtaatatgttttcataataataattttgtttagaaatatatcataaaaaatatgacattCGGAGGAACAAAATCCACA
It includes:
- the LOC140920733 gene encoding uncharacterized protein gives rise to the protein MVLQDHQQLYSAVICESILQMVTEDPTISVSVLIAHIRYRYTFTTTYRKTWIVKQKAIERIYNNWEKSYKELPRWIFAFKHYLPDTVTDIEVGPFIEDGQRVPSKIVFHHLFLEFPTMYQRYRGTLLMAIAQDGDDHTIPIAYAIVEGETSDAWFFFLSRLRMFVTPQPNLCLISDRHESIKSDVRRGTHNLPTSSLVQAIYYIVTAKFEERGTQGQAMMTSGLIYSNTIIQNLNKELAMSNSHEVVIHNRAHSIFIVKELVRPPSSRPVGTFKVDLDKRWCDCDEFQALHYPCLYVIAACSFIHCGYMMYVSSKYTLQCIFDVYKEEFPAIPLQSYWLEYNGIESCHNPAMRRDPKGRPQLGMGIG